A genome region from Triticum aestivum cultivar Chinese Spring chromosome 2B, IWGSC CS RefSeq v2.1, whole genome shotgun sequence includes the following:
- the LOC123039160 gene encoding putative anthocyanidin reductase: MVARSENNRGYGRQSPMQELSRYKDTTEAIEDATRAILEQCERSKTVRRVISTGSVITASPLREDGEGYKEFVNESCWTPLSLPIDHNNEFMHEYLSSKCIAEKELVKYNDRPSKGRAFDIIVLLLGLVAGDTLGLLPYINKSQHFMLSPFTGIEPYHNALRFTQAVLGAVPVVHVDDVSEAHVFCMERQHDVAAGRYLCATAHTNMQDMVEHYAGKHPELKLARKEYFSSTKYSKLSVWWCINCEL; encoded by the exons ATGGTTGCACGGTCGGAAAATAACCGTGGCTACGGCCGACAGTCACCGATGCAGGAGCTTTCTCGT TACAAGGACACCACCGAGGCGATTGAGGATGCAACACGCGCCATCCTGGAGCAATGCGAGCGGTCCAAGACAGTGAGGCGTGTCATCAGCACAGGCTCCGTTATCACGGCGTCGCCGCTCCGGGAGGACGGGGAGGGGTACAAAGAGTTTGTGAACGAATCCTGCTGGACCCCGCTCAGCCTCCCCATTGATCACAACAACGAATTCATGCAC GAATACCTCTCCTCTAAGTGCATCGCTGAgaaggagctagtcaagtacaaCGACCGCCCCTCCAAGGGCAGAGCGTTCGACATCATCGTCCTGCTACTGGGCCTCGTAGCAGGAGACACCCTCGGCCTCCTGCCCTACATCAACAAAAGCCAGCACTTCATGCTGTCGCCGTTCACCGGCATCGAGCCTTACCACAACGCCCTCAGGTTCACGCAGGCCGTCCTCGGCGCCGTGCCGGTGGTGCACGTCGACGACGTCAGCGAGGCGCACGTCTTCTGCATGGAGCGCCAGCACGACGTGGCCGCCGGCCGGTACCTCTGCGCCACCGCGCACACCAACATGCAGGATATGGTGGAGCACTACGCGGGCAAGCATCCCGAGCTCAAGCTAGCGCGGAAAGAGTACTTTTCTTCGACTAAATATTCCAAATTAAGTGTCTGGTGGTGCATTAATTGTGAATTGTGA